In Allocoprobacillus halotolerans, a genomic segment contains:
- a CDS encoding D-alanyl-D-alanine carboxypeptidase family protein, translated as MIKKWFICLCVCLLCISISPVYATELQLAPNASASLLMESSSRQVLYANNEKTKLFPASTTKIMTMILLFEAIEKGSLKWDEELTCSAYAASMGGSQIYLEEGEKMNVEDLFKAISIASANDACVMVGERIAGTNDNFVKMMNEKAKELKLVNTHFVNSTGLHDDEHYTCALDLGTMAAYLIEIGGERLFQTTSLYDSYIREDTAHQFWLVNTNKLLKSYQGADGLKTGYTKEAGYCIVSTAKRNGLRLIGIVLKESDPKVRNQEVSQLLDYGFSLYENKILFQKNDVIEKIKIDHAKVPEVEVIVKEDVQYIQDKNDTTKVTYQINYTNLVPPLKKGEIIGHLLLMRGSVNIGSFDVTVKTDVEALSFGEKVVQQLKEFI; from the coding sequence ATGATAAAAAAATGGTTCATTTGTTTATGTGTTTGTTTATTATGTATTTCTATTTCACCAGTTTATGCAACTGAACTTCAACTTGCACCTAATGCTTCAGCCTCGCTCTTGATGGAATCCTCGTCTAGACAAGTTCTTTATGCAAACAATGAAAAAACAAAATTATTTCCTGCTTCTACAACAAAAATTATGACAATGATTTTATTATTTGAAGCGATTGAAAAAGGGAGTTTAAAATGGGATGAGGAATTAACATGTAGTGCTTATGCTGCCAGTATGGGAGGAAGTCAGATTTATCTTGAAGAAGGCGAAAAAATGAATGTTGAAGATTTGTTTAAAGCCATTAGCATAGCTTCGGCTAATGATGCTTGTGTCATGGTGGGAGAACGCATTGCGGGAACGAATGATAACTTTGTCAAGATGATGAATGAAAAAGCGAAAGAACTCAAACTTGTGAATACGCATTTTGTGAATTCAACAGGTTTACATGATGATGAACATTATACCTGCGCTTTAGATTTAGGTACAATGGCAGCTTATTTGATTGAAATAGGTGGGGAGCGTTTATTTCAGACGACATCATTATATGATAGCTATATTCGTGAAGATACAGCTCATCAATTCTGGCTTGTCAATACGAATAAATTATTAAAATCTTATCAAGGTGCAGATGGACTCAAAACTGGTTATACCAAAGAGGCAGGATATTGTATTGTATCCACAGCAAAACGTAATGGTTTAAGATTGATTGGGATTGTTTTAAAAGAAAGTGATCCAAAAGTCAGAAACCAAGAAGTTTCTCAACTATTAGATTATGGATTCTCATTATATGAAAATAAGATCTTATTTCAAAAAAATGATGTTATTGAAAAAATCAAAATTGACCATGCAAAAGTACCTGAAGTTGAAGTCATTGTCAAAGAAGATGTTCAATATATTCAAGATAAAAATGATACAACAAAGGTGACTTATCAAATCAATTATACCAATCTTGTTCCACCACTTAAAAAAGGAGAAATAATCGGACATTTATTATTAATGCGAGGAAGTGTTAATATTGGTTCATTTGATGTGACAGTTAAAACCGATGTTGAAGCTTTGTCTTTTGGGGAGAAAGTTGTACAACAATTAAAAGAATTTATTTAA
- the lepB gene encoding signal peptidase I — protein MEKNDFKKSLFEYIKVIIITVVLTLGVLYFIQISRVVGSSMEPTYHNGNIILVDKFFYKRGSPSYNDIVVVKYHVAKGEDQIIKRIVGLPGDHLEMKDNQLYRNGQLLDEDYIQEPMLQNEDFSYDIPEGKVFVMGDNRNHSVDSRNIGYIDFDDQVVGRVFFKVF, from the coding sequence ATGGAAAAAAACGATTTTAAAAAATCTTTATTTGAATATATCAAAGTCATTATTATAACAGTCGTGTTAACACTGGGGGTTCTTTATTTTATACAAATTTCTAGAGTTGTTGGTTCTTCTATGGAACCAACCTACCATAATGGTAATATCATTCTGGTTGATAAATTCTTTTATAAACGAGGTAGTCCTTCTTATAATGATATTGTTGTTGTGAAATATCATGTAGCCAAAGGTGAAGATCAGATTATTAAACGCATTGTGGGATTGCCTGGTGATCATCTGGAAATGAAAGATAACCAGCTTTATCGTAATGGTCAATTATTGGATGAAGATTATATTCAGGAACCGATGTTACAAAATGAGGATTTTTCTTATGATATTCCTGAAGGAAAGGTATTTGTCATGGGAGATAATCGTAATCATAGTGTTGATTCACGAAATATTGGATATATTGATTTTGATGATCAAGTTGTTGGTCGTGTCTTTTTTAAGGTCTTTTGA
- a CDS encoding transposase, which yields MSYFTTDLYETKREIVNFSNKLSDSLDKPAAKFVMDMMFGLARSQSVLLSDIARALDENIKLNYTIDRLSNHLAQFDDEAMNQMKSNYNDMVIKHLSEDRIILLDNSEIIKKYGRKFEDLCMVRDASSLKDDIYPGYHVCEATALTQDQHHPISLYSHIYSTESEGFKSMNDETIKSIKYVKSLIPERCTFVCDRGYDANVFYDYFIDENHNADDFIIRLKENRTLLFKGKPKKVGEIAKRRKGKIKMNMYFSKEDSEVYVSHTRVELPSQKGRILNLVIVYGLSEEKPMMLLTNREIRNKRDVHKIVRAYMSRWRIEEKFRFKKNQYGFENIRVRTMKSINVLNTILMMHIGHITLLAEKVDKKLLVIKMIERSKSLKGKRYYWCYQISKGIQEILKYAQKGIKEFQNIREKQEYRQLQLKL from the coding sequence ATGAGTTATTTTACCACAGATCTATATGAAACGAAAAGAGAAATTGTCAATTTTTCTAATAAATTATCAGACAGTCTTGATAAACCTGCTGCCAAGTTTGTCATGGACATGATGTTTGGTCTTGCAAGAAGTCAAAGTGTTCTACTTAGCGATATTGCCAGAGCTCTTGATGAAAATATCAAGCTCAATTATACAATTGACAGATTATCCAATCATTTGGCTCAATTTGATGATGAAGCAATGAACCAAATGAAATCCAATTATAATGATATGGTTATCAAGCATCTTAGCGAAGACAGGATCATTTTACTTGATAACAGTGAAATCATCAAAAAATATGGAAGAAAATTTGAAGATCTTTGTATGGTCAGGGATGCTTCCTCACTTAAGGATGACATTTATCCTGGATACCATGTATGTGAGGCAACTGCCCTCACACAGGATCAACATCATCCAATATCTTTGTATAGCCATATCTATTCAACTGAAAGTGAAGGATTCAAGTCAATGAACGATGAAACAATAAAGAGCATAAAATATGTCAAATCTCTCATTCCTGAAAGATGTACATTTGTATGTGACAGAGGATATGATGCCAATGTATTTTATGATTACTTCATAGATGAAAATCATAATGCAGATGATTTCATCATCAGACTCAAAGAAAATAGAACATTATTGTTTAAAGGGAAGCCAAAGAAAGTAGGAGAAATCGCCAAAAGAAGAAAAGGCAAGATTAAGATGAACATGTATTTTTCTAAGGAAGACAGTGAAGTCTATGTATCACATACGAGAGTGGAACTGCCATCACAAAAGGGAAGGATATTAAATCTAGTCATTGTGTATGGATTAAGTGAAGAAAAACCGATGATGCTTTTAACGAATAGAGAGATCAGGAATAAAAGAGATGTGCATAAGATAGTGAGGGCATATATGTCAAGGTGGCGAATCGAGGAGAAATTCAGATTCAAAAAGAATCAGTATGGTTTTGAAAATATAAGAGTAAGGACGATGAAATCAATAAATGTATTGAATACGATATTGATGATGCATATAGGGCATATAACACTGTTGGCAGAGAAAGTAGACAAGAAATTACTGGTCATAAAGATGATAGAGAGAAGCAAATCGCTTAAAGGAAAGAGATATTACTGGTGCTATCAGATCAGTAAAGGGATACAGGAAATATTAAAATATGCACAAAAGGGAATCAAGGAGTTTCAAAATATAAGAGAGAAGCAGGAATACAGGCAGCTGCAACTGAAACTATAA
- a CDS encoding damage-control phosphatase ARMT1 family protein, producing the protein MKMNKQCLPCLMNQVVKMAKMTNCLNQDALFHQVFQYMSQVDFDKTNPEIIGEVFAIVKEYTHHDDPYQSLRTYYNQLFLKQLPQIEKQIHSFEEAIISAIVGNIIDFSPMHQNVEQDITTYFQNVHQLSLAINHVERLKDDLKNSSSLLYLGDNCGEICMDLLFIKTIKAFYPQLHIYFATRGKPVVNDSILEDAYFVGMDQYATIISNGDGSLGTVLSRVSQEFLDIYQQVDIVIAKGQANFESLSEEKHNIYFLLMVKCEVISQYIGVPQKSLVCMSNLNKELENENNN; encoded by the coding sequence ATGAAAATGAATAAACAATGTTTACCATGTTTGATGAATCAAGTCGTCAAAATGGCAAAAATGACAAACTGTCTCAATCAGGATGCATTATTTCATCAAGTCTTTCAATATATGAGTCAAGTTGATTTTGATAAAACAAATCCTGAGATTATTGGTGAAGTTTTTGCGATAGTGAAAGAGTATACACATCATGATGATCCTTATCAGTCATTAAGAACTTATTATAATCAGTTGTTTTTAAAACAGTTGCCTCAAATAGAAAAGCAAATTCATTCTTTTGAAGAGGCAATAATTTCTGCGATTGTGGGCAATATTATAGATTTTAGTCCTATGCATCAAAATGTTGAGCAGGATATCACAACATATTTTCAAAATGTTCATCAGTTATCGCTTGCTATTAATCATGTAGAAAGATTGAAAGATGATTTAAAGAACAGTTCTTCTTTATTGTATTTAGGAGATAATTGTGGTGAGATTTGTATGGATTTACTTTTTATCAAAACAATCAAAGCTTTCTATCCACAATTACATATTTATTTTGCGACTAGAGGAAAACCCGTTGTTAATGATTCGATATTAGAAGATGCATATTTTGTAGGTATGGATCAATATGCAACGATTATTTCTAATGGAGATGGCTCATTAGGAACGGTTTTATCACGTGTCAGTCAAGAATTTCTAGATATTTATCAACAGGTGGATATTGTCATAGCAAAAGGGCAAGCGAATTTTGAAAGCTTGAGTGAAGAAAAACACAACATTTATTTTTTGTTAATGGTCAAATGTGAAGTCATTAGTCAATATATAGGTGTTCCACAAAAGTCATTGGTATGTATGTCTAATCTCAATAAGGAGTTAGAAAATGAAAATAACAATTAA
- a CDS encoding STAS domain-containing protein (This anti-anti-sigma factor, or anti-sigma factor antagonist, belongs to a family that includes characterized members SpoIIAA, RsbV, RsfA, and RsfB.), producing the protein MDNYIEIEKTNHLLIVHFYGEIDSVMAPVYRGQLSDLIDESEEDVIFDFTKTSFIDSSGIGLVLGRYNQLKFEHRTLILTGLNPVAYRLFELTGMFQIMPYYESIESLKEGTL; encoded by the coding sequence ATGGATAATTATATAGAAATTGAAAAGACTAATCATCTGCTTATTGTTCATTTTTATGGTGAAATTGATAGTGTCATGGCACCTGTTTATCGTGGACAATTAAGTGATTTGATTGATGAGAGTGAAGAAGATGTGATTTTTGATTTTACGAAAACGTCTTTTATAGATAGTTCAGGCATTGGGCTGGTTTTAGGTCGTTATAATCAATTGAAGTTCGAGCATCGTACTTTAATTTTAACAGGCTTAAATCCCGTTGCTTATCGTTTATTTGAATTAACAGGTATGTTTCAAATTATGCCTTATTATGAATCAATAGAAAGTTTAAAGGAGGGGACACTATGA
- the gdhA gene encoding NADP-specific glutamate dehydrogenase, which produces MKYIDRVLEDVKAKNADQPEFIQAVEEVLESLEPVIEAHPEYEDMAILERLVEPDRAIMFKVPWQDDQGKVHVNRGYRVQFSNAIGPYKGGLRLHPSVNLGIIKFLGFEQIFKNSLTTLPIGGAKGGSDFDPQGKSDNEIMRFCQSFMTELYRHIGPDVDVPAGDIGTGAREIGYMYGQYKRIRGAYENGVLTGKPLPYGGSLIRPEATGFGAVYYGKEVLSHFNDSYEGKTIACSGYGNVAWGVCLKAREYGAKVVSISGRDGYVYDSEGITTDEKIDFLLQIRGSNDVKLKDYAEKFGCEFHAGEKPWGLKVDMAFPCATQNEIGLEEAKQLVANGVKYIIEGANMPTTPEAIAYFLENGGTLGPAKAANAGGVAVSALEMAQNSMRYSWTAEEVDQKLHDIMVDIHNSSVKAAEKYGLGYDLIKGANIAGFEKVVAAMISQGIY; this is translated from the coding sequence ATGAAATATATTGATAGAGTATTAGAAGATGTAAAAGCAAAAAATGCTGATCAGCCTGAATTTATTCAAGCTGTCGAAGAAGTTTTAGAAAGCTTAGAACCTGTAATTGAAGCGCATCCTGAATATGAGGATATGGCAATTTTAGAAAGATTAGTAGAACCTGATAGAGCAATTATGTTTAAAGTGCCTTGGCAAGATGACCAAGGAAAAGTTCATGTGAACAGAGGATATCGTGTTCAATTCTCAAATGCAATTGGACCTTACAAAGGTGGTTTAAGATTACACCCATCTGTTAACTTAGGAATTATTAAATTCTTAGGTTTTGAACAAATCTTTAAGAATTCATTAACAACTTTACCAATCGGTGGTGCAAAAGGTGGTTCTGATTTTGATCCACAAGGAAAATCAGACAATGAAATTATGCGTTTCTGCCAATCATTTATGACTGAATTATATCGTCATATTGGACCTGATGTAGACGTTCCTGCTGGTGATATTGGTACAGGTGCAAGAGAAATTGGATATATGTATGGACAATACAAAAGAATCAGAGGTGCTTATGAAAATGGTGTCTTAACTGGTAAACCATTGCCTTATGGTGGTTCATTAATTAGACCTGAAGCAACTGGATTTGGTGCCGTTTATTATGGTAAAGAAGTATTAAGTCATTTCAATGATTCTTATGAAGGAAAAACAATTGCTTGTTCTGGATATGGAAACGTTGCTTGGGGTGTATGCTTAAAAGCAAGAGAATATGGCGCAAAAGTTGTATCTATTTCTGGTAGAGATGGTTATGTTTATGATTCTGAAGGTATTACAACTGATGAAAAGATTGATTTCTTATTACAAATCAGAGGATCAAATGATGTTAAATTGAAAGATTATGCTGAAAAATTCGGTTGTGAATTCCATGCTGGTGAAAAACCATGGGGATTAAAAGTTGATATGGCATTCCCATGTGCAACACAAAATGAAATTGGTTTAGAAGAAGCTAAACAATTAGTGGCTAATGGTGTCAAATATATTATTGAAGGTGCAAATATGCCTACAACACCTGAAGCTATCGCTTATTTCTTAGAAAATGGTGGAACATTAGGACCTGCTAAAGCAGCTAATGCTGGTGGAGTTGCTGTATCTGCATTAGAAATGGCTCAAAACTCTATGCGTTATAGCTGGACAGCTGAAGAAGTTGATCAAAAATTACATGATATTATGGTAGATATTCATAATTCTTCAGTCAAAGCGGCTGAAAAATATGGTTTAGGTTATGACTTAATCAAAGGGGCAAATATTGCTGGATTTGAAAAAGTTGTAGCTGCAATGATTTCTCAAGGAATCTATTAA
- the spoIIAB gene encoding anti-sigma F factor produces MNQMEVSFSAILDNENFARTTVATFLTPLNPTIDEIIEWKTIVSEAVSNAIIHGYNQNSECFVVIKMKIEGRQIQLTVQDYGKGIENLEEVKTPFYTTAKDLEHAGMGLTIIETLADRLEIESVINIGTKLIITKNLKDHDTI; encoded by the coding sequence ATGAATCAAATGGAAGTCAGTTTCAGTGCCATATTGGATAATGAAAACTTCGCAAGAACAACTGTAGCGACCTTTTTAACACCTTTAAACCCAACAATTGATGAAATTATTGAATGGAAAACAATTGTTTCAGAAGCTGTCAGTAATGCGATTATTCACGGATATAATCAAAATAGTGAATGTTTTGTCGTTATAAAAATGAAAATAGAAGGACGACAGATTCAATTGACTGTTCAAGATTATGGTAAGGGGATTGAAAATTTAGAAGAGGTGAAAACACCTTTTTATACAACTGCAAAAGACCTTGAACATGCAGGAATGGGATTAACAATTATCGAGACATTAGCTGATCGTCTAGAGATAGAAAGTGTTATCAATATAGGAACAAAACTTATCATCACAAAGAATCTCAAAGATCATGACACAATCTAA
- a CDS encoding SigB/SigF/SigG family RNA polymerase sigma factor, translated as MTQSKTLDLLEKVRLGDEQAKEQVVKDNLGLVWSIVHRFKNSYYDKEDLFQIGCIGLMKAINHFDTSYQVQFSTYAVPIIMGEIKRYFRDDGTIKVSRSLKELNIKITKAKDYLQTQNNQEPTIEDVATYLGVEPQEVVEAIDASYYPTSLNEPIYEKDGSTISVEDRLVDKSDDMWFEKIALEMEMEKLDDKEKMIIYMRYQLDYNQDKIARYLGISQVQVSRLEKKIVTKLRTRLKDGK; from the coding sequence ATGACACAATCTAAAACATTAGATCTTTTAGAAAAAGTCCGTTTAGGGGATGAACAGGCAAAAGAACAAGTTGTAAAAGATAACTTAGGTTTGGTATGGTCGATTGTGCATAGATTTAAGAATAGTTATTATGATAAAGAGGATTTATTTCAAATTGGTTGTATTGGTTTGATGAAAGCTATTAATCATTTTGATACATCTTATCAGGTACAGTTTTCAACATATGCGGTACCAATTATCATGGGTGAAATTAAACGTTATTTTAGAGATGATGGCACAATCAAAGTTTCCCGTTCTTTAAAAGAATTGAATATCAAGATTACTAAAGCTAAAGATTATCTTCAAACCCAGAATAATCAAGAACCAACGATAGAAGATGTCGCAACATATCTTGGTGTTGAACCACAAGAAGTTGTTGAAGCTATTGATGCATCTTACTATCCTACATCATTAAATGAACCAATTTATGAAAAAGATGGTTCAACTATCAGTGTTGAAGATCGTCTGGTTGATAAAAGTGATGATATGTGGTTTGAAAAAATTGCTTTAGAAATGGAAATGGAAAAACTGGATGATAAAGAAAAAATGATTATATATATGCGTTATCAGCTTGATTATAATCAAGATAAAATCGCTAGGTATTTAGGCATTTCACAGGTTCAGGTATCACGATTAGAAAAGAAAATTGTGACAAAATTAAGAACACGCTTAAAAGATGGAAAATAG
- a CDS encoding MurR/RpiR family transcriptional regulator — MNLVVMSLLDWMAHPQISSVDKIIVKYILENDEKVQDMTIVDMADTLHVSCSQISRFVRHIGFSSFSTFKESLSYHGNPQRHSMVQRRVEQRFFQQYLHEDIDYF; from the coding sequence ATGAATTTAGTTGTGATGTCACTTTTAGATTGGATGGCACATCCACAAATATCATCTGTTGACAAAATAATTGTGAAATATATATTAGAAAATGATGAGAAAGTCCAAGATATGACGATTGTTGATATGGCTGATACATTACATGTTTCATGTTCACAAATCAGTCGTTTTGTTCGTCATATTGGTTTTTCATCTTTTTCTACTTTTAAAGAATCTTTATCTTATCATGGCAATCCTCAAAGACATTCAATGGTACAAAGAAGAGTTGAACAACGTTTTTTTCAACAATATCTTCATGAAGATATTGATTATTTTTAA
- a CDS encoding phosphoenolpyruvate carboxykinase: MAYKFNITRGNAILNFSEEFCQSRCQLIESESFAKVLEKYIKHIKRTDTTVYEYLHAIQDDDVDLLKDLRDVFKLLLVMSVEEVCAMRSQMKAYFKDCDMFIALVEDVYLYWRRLQRYAIVFNETKRAGYQNVQFADAQTEFEELVLEVYRSIQSAVGKKDKVLRQITAGVNAGLAVTHMRPFLPYEYRNLDEIPFIESVVIHPPFIAYSKRNKRDGVFPEIKTNPIEDKKFDADSWLCYPAKVGDLLCFVYFNTKFMAQGVTLCNLFDLADETEYRNRKPDLIYVYGYEDGEMNQAFYQDESNDMIVALLSASDDFDYFGYMKKMCLTLHNVQKINHRELPVHGAMVKMTLRNGETKNIVVMGDSGAGKSETIEQIKVLGEAYITDLKTIYDDMGLLSLGDKGKVKTSGTEIGAFVRLDDLDAGYSFKELDRSVFMNPDKVNARIVIPITDYKDVVAKHDVDLFLYANNYDEEGEALSFFETPDEALKVFRAGNRMAKGTTTEYGLVGSYFANPFGPVQRREQTEPILQDYFKRMFKQGVKVGQLRTRLGIKGNEHQGPKDAAMAILKYVTGEETLKELPVEE; the protein is encoded by the coding sequence ATGGCATATAAATTTAATATTACACGAGGTAATGCAATTTTAAATTTTTCTGAAGAATTTTGTCAAAGCCGTTGTCAATTAATAGAAAGTGAGTCTTTTGCGAAAGTTTTAGAAAAATATATTAAACATATAAAAAGAACGGATACAACAGTATACGAATATCTTCATGCTATTCAAGATGATGATGTAGACTTATTAAAAGATTTAAGAGATGTTTTTAAATTATTATTAGTCATGTCAGTAGAAGAAGTCTGTGCAATGCGTTCTCAAATGAAAGCTTATTTTAAAGATTGTGATATGTTTATTGCTTTAGTGGAAGATGTCTATTTATATTGGCGTCGTTTACAAAGATATGCAATTGTTTTTAATGAAACAAAAAGAGCAGGTTATCAAAATGTGCAATTTGCTGATGCACAAACTGAATTTGAAGAATTGGTGTTAGAAGTTTATCGTTCTATTCAATCAGCGGTTGGAAAGAAAGATAAAGTTTTACGTCAGATTACAGCTGGTGTCAATGCTGGTTTAGCTGTGACTCATATGCGTCCATTTTTACCATATGAATATCGTAATCTTGATGAAATTCCATTTATTGAATCTGTTGTTATTCATCCACCATTTATTGCTTATTCTAAGCGTAATAAACGTGATGGTGTTTTCCCAGAAATTAAAACAAATCCAATTGAAGATAAGAAATTTGATGCTGATTCATGGTTATGTTATCCAGCTAAAGTTGGAGATTTGTTATGTTTTGTATACTTTAATACCAAATTCATGGCACAAGGTGTGACTTTATGTAACTTATTTGATTTAGCTGATGAAACAGAATATCGTAATCGTAAACCTGATTTGATTTATGTTTATGGATATGAAGATGGTGAAATGAATCAGGCTTTCTATCAAGATGAATCAAATGATATGATTGTGGCTTTATTATCAGCAAGTGATGATTTTGATTATTTTGGATATATGAAAAAAATGTGTTTAACTTTGCATAATGTACAAAAGATTAATCACAGAGAATTGCCAGTTCATGGAGCTATGGTGAAAATGACACTTCGTAATGGCGAAACAAAGAATATCGTTGTTATGGGAGATAGTGGTGCTGGAAAGAGTGAAACGATTGAACAAATTAAAGTTCTTGGAGAAGCTTATATTACTGATTTAAAGACTATTTATGATGATATGGGATTATTGTCTTTAGGTGATAAAGGCAAAGTGAAAACGTCAGGAACTGAAATTGGGGCTTTCGTGAGATTGGATGACTTGGATGCTGGATATAGCTTTAAGGAATTAGATAGATCTGTCTTTATGAATCCTGATAAAGTCAATGCACGTATTGTTATTCCAATTACAGATTATAAAGATGTTGTTGCAAAACATGATGTTGATTTATTCTTATATGCGAATAACTATGATGAAGAAGGTGAAGCCTTAAGTTTCTTTGAAACACCTGATGAAGCTTTAAAAGTCTTTAGAGCGGGAAATCGTATGGCGAAAGGAACAACAACAGAATATGGTTTAGTTGGAAGTTATTTTGCTAATCCATTTGGTCCGGTTCAAAGAAGAGAACAGACAGAACCTATTTTACAAGATTATTTTAAAAGAATGTTTAAACAAGGTGTCAAAGTAGGTCAATTACGTACACGTCTTGGTATTAAAGGAAATGAACACCAAGGACCTAAAGATGCTGCTATGGCAATCTTAAAATATGTGACTGGTGAAGAAACATTAAAAGAATTACCAGTTGAAGAATAA
- the hisG gene encoding ATP phosphoribosyltransferase encodes MIKIAITKGRIEKQVCQLLSKQGFDMEPVIHKDRELMIETQDGLSMIFAKANDVLTFLEHGIVDVGFVGKDTLEDSDFQDYYEMLDLNIGKCYFALAAYPEYRDKVFKRRQRIASKYTKVAKDYFHQKQQDVEIIKLEGSVELGPVVGLSDAIVDIVETGSTLKANGLEIIEKISDVSTKMIVNKVSLKFKKDEIFHLIQMLKEEEEC; translated from the coding sequence ATGATTAAAATAGCCATTACAAAAGGACGTATTGAAAAACAAGTCTGTCAACTCTTATCAAAACAAGGTTTTGATATGGAACCCGTTATTCATAAAGATCGCGAGTTAATGATTGAAACCCAAGATGGTCTTTCAATGATTTTTGCGAAAGCTAATGATGTTTTAACCTTTTTAGAACACGGGATTGTTGATGTTGGTTTTGTTGGTAAAGATACTTTAGAAGATAGTGATTTTCAAGATTATTATGAAATGCTGGATTTAAATATTGGGAAATGTTATTTTGCGTTAGCCGCTTATCCTGAATATCGTGATAAAGTTTTTAAACGTCGTCAACGAATTGCTTCTAAATATACAAAAGTGGCGAAAGATTATTTTCATCAAAAACAACAGGATGTCGAAATTATTAAATTAGAAGGTTCGGTGGAACTTGGACCAGTTGTTGGGTTAAGTGATGCGATTGTGGATATTGTGGAAACTGGTTCAACCCTTAAAGCTAATGGTCTTGAAATTATTGAAAAGATTAGTGATGTATCAACGAAGATGATTGTTAATAAAGTGAGTTTAAAATTTAAAAAAGATGAGATATTTCATTTGATTCAAATGTTGAAGGAGGAAGAAGAATGTTAA